A single genomic interval of Chloracidobacterium validum harbors:
- a CDS encoding secretin N-terminal domain-containing protein: MLKLMLVSNVLSCARRAAAMGMATALIFVTLSPAVLAGNGKKYFKEGLKYEAVKQWDKAAELFAQALQEEPANVEYQLHLQRSLFNASVLCAMRARQMEEQGDYEGAYHAYREAYRYDQTNEVAFAKMKEMLKKQGIDATPQGEPSPYQRTAAEATEAETRKAAELAARQRYVGRWQGFMNQPVETIVRTLCDKMRLNVVFESTTLQQIANTRFTLDIKQDMTAGKALELVLDANGFQYFRVDTRTILIVKRGLGQFPNGGSLAQKYEDSLVKPFYIKNAKLDDVKQMLTLLGPAMAQQVVAVPQSNMLLVRSSGENLKIIERMINTVDRPQAEVVMDVNIYEVTQQEALQLGNQFATQPPTISSTGGTAVTLTPPSASNLGGIGQGPLLRPVSPAGVFSSTLGFGLGLPPSTITALQSRGLGRLISQIQVRAFEDKEGKVNIGQSVPIQIGNPGFGPGQPPPPGQIFFPGFNQVQYRDVGLNIAVKPHITDDIVQMDISIETSTVPPSTGATQDLTPTISQRKVTGVARVRDGYTALAASVMRVDDTDSRTGLPVLSFIPVFGRLFSAPSRNKQATHIVITITPHIVRGGAVTEEELKTAFGPLDVSVGVGGLSYGRFLTIDEIVADADREEMREANQLRETPVTSQPPDKSVGTPAAAPPVSANGENGRFTIASPGTVSSPPTAPVVATPSMTPNMMPSGGGGSFGGTIQPAPVSDLPATGMAPAGGVPANQPFNPNDPTSPTPQRPSSGTGAPVRSLLMVSPSLRPMVGQVVSVAVILNSEGTNISAASIFLHYNQAVLKLVGIRDGGLLSPGNFQTGDNGGQAFATALISSSLTSGRPANGPVAIFDFQVLAPGNGDIRLDVLDLRGLTNELVPVIPSPAPPVIAGGAPNGKQ, encoded by the coding sequence ATGTTGAAATTAATGCTGGTCTCTAACGTTTTGTCCTGTGCGCGCCGTGCCGCCGCCATGGGGATGGCCACCGCGTTGATCTTCGTCACCTTGTCGCCGGCGGTGCTTGCTGGCAACGGCAAGAAGTACTTCAAAGAAGGTCTCAAGTACGAAGCTGTCAAGCAGTGGGACAAGGCGGCTGAACTGTTTGCCCAAGCGCTCCAGGAAGAGCCGGCAAATGTGGAGTATCAGCTTCACCTTCAGCGGTCGCTGTTCAATGCCTCGGTGCTCTGCGCCATGCGCGCACGCCAAATGGAAGAGCAGGGCGATTATGAAGGGGCTTATCACGCCTACCGGGAAGCCTATCGCTACGACCAGACCAACGAGGTTGCCTTCGCCAAAATGAAAGAGATGCTCAAAAAGCAGGGCATTGACGCAACCCCACAGGGCGAGCCGTCCCCTTACCAGCGAACGGCTGCTGAGGCCACCGAAGCCGAGACCCGTAAGGCGGCTGAACTCGCGGCGCGCCAACGCTACGTTGGACGCTGGCAAGGGTTCATGAACCAGCCGGTTGAAACCATCGTCCGTACGCTCTGTGACAAGATGCGCTTGAATGTCGTCTTTGAAAGCACGACGCTTCAGCAGATTGCCAACACGCGCTTCACGCTCGACATCAAGCAGGACATGACGGCCGGCAAAGCCCTGGAGCTGGTCCTGGATGCCAATGGGTTTCAGTATTTTCGCGTGGATACCCGCACGATCCTGATCGTCAAGCGTGGGTTGGGACAATTTCCCAACGGCGGCTCGCTGGCCCAAAAGTATGAAGATTCGCTCGTCAAGCCCTTCTATATCAAAAATGCCAAGCTGGATGACGTCAAGCAAATGCTCACGTTGCTCGGTCCGGCCATGGCCCAGCAGGTCGTGGCTGTGCCGCAGTCAAACATGCTGCTCGTTCGCTCGTCAGGTGAAAACCTGAAAATCATCGAGCGGATGATCAACACCGTGGATCGCCCCCAGGCTGAAGTCGTCATGGATGTCAATATCTATGAGGTCACGCAGCAGGAAGCGCTACAGTTGGGAAATCAGTTTGCAACTCAACCACCGACTATCAGTAGCACGGGCGGAACGGCCGTTACACTGACCCCCCCAAGCGCTTCCAACTTGGGCGGGATTGGTCAGGGGCCGCTACTGCGTCCGGTCTCGCCGGCCGGGGTTTTTAGCAGCACCCTTGGGTTTGGACTGGGTTTGCCGCCGTCAACCATTACCGCCCTTCAGAGCCGCGGACTGGGGCGGCTCATCTCGCAAATCCAAGTTCGGGCCTTTGAAGACAAGGAAGGCAAAGTCAACATTGGCCAGTCGGTGCCCATCCAAATTGGCAACCCTGGCTTTGGTCCGGGACAACCCCCACCACCTGGGCAAATCTTCTTTCCTGGTTTTAATCAGGTGCAGTACCGCGACGTTGGGTTGAATATCGCGGTCAAGCCGCACATCACAGACGACATTGTTCAGATGGACATCTCGATTGAAACCTCAACCGTGCCACCGTCCACTGGAGCTACCCAGGACTTGACCCCAACCATCTCACAGCGCAAAGTGACAGGCGTGGCGCGGGTGCGCGATGGTTACACGGCTTTGGCAGCCAGCGTCATGCGCGTGGACGATACCGATTCACGTACCGGGTTGCCCGTATTGAGCTTTATTCCGGTTTTTGGTCGGTTGTTCTCCGCGCCTTCTCGGAATAAACAGGCCACGCACATTGTCATTACGATTACCCCGCACATTGTGCGGGGCGGTGCCGTCACCGAAGAAGAACTCAAGACGGCCTTTGGTCCGCTGGATGTATCGGTTGGCGTCGGCGGGTTGAGCTATGGTCGGTTTCTCACGATTGATGAAATCGTGGCGGATGCCGACCGCGAAGAAATGCGTGAGGCCAATCAGCTTCGGGAGACGCCGGTCACAAGCCAGCCTCCAGACAAGTCCGTAGGGACACCTGCCGCCGCTCCACCGGTGAGCGCGAATGGAGAAAATGGGCGTTTTACCATTGCCTCTCCTGGGACGGTTAGCTCACCACCGACGGCGCCAGTTGTGGCCACGCCTAGTATGACGCCGAATATGATGCCCTCCGGTGGGGGAGGAAGCTTTGGCGGCACGATTCAGCCCGCGCCGGTGTCTGACCTGCCGGCGACTGGCATGGCTCCCGCAGGTGGTGTGCCGGCCAACCAACCCTTCAACCCCAACGACCCCACTTCACCCACGCCACAGCGTCCATCGTCTGGCACCGGGGCCCCGGTGCGCTCCCTGCTGATGGTGTCACCGAGTTTGCGCCCAATGGTTGGCCAGGTTGTCTCCGTGGCGGTCATTCTCAATAGCGAAGGCACAAACATCTCGGCGGCTTCTATCTTTCTGCACTACAACCAGGCGGTACTCAAGCTGGTCGGCATCCGGGACGGTGGGCTGTTGTCGCCCGGCAACTTCCAGACTGGCGATAATGGGGGACAGGCCTTTGCCACCGCCCTCATCTCGTCAAGCCTGACCAGTGGTCGTCCGGCAAATGGTCCGGTCGCAATTTTTGATTTTCAGGTTCTTGCGCCGGGCAATGGGGATATCCGCCTCGATGTGCTCGATCTACGTGGACTCACCAACGAACTGGTCCCGGTCATCCCAAGCCCTGCGCCACCGGTCATCGCCGGTGGTGCGCCCAACGGCAAGCAGTAA
- the groES gene encoding co-chaperone GroES: protein MATTIRPLYDRVIVKRITETEQVRGGIIIPDTAKEKPQEGEVIAVGSGKLREDGSRTPLDVQVGDRVLFGKYSGSEVKIDGEEFLIMREDEILGILESAGKGKAAAK, encoded by the coding sequence ATGGCTACGACGATTCGTCCGCTCTATGACCGCGTGATTGTCAAACGCATCACGGAAACAGAGCAGGTTCGCGGGGGCATCATCATCCCCGACACGGCGAAGGAAAAGCCACAGGAAGGTGAAGTGATTGCTGTTGGCAGCGGGAAGCTGCGGGAAGATGGCAGCCGGACGCCGCTTGATGTACAGGTTGGCGACCGAGTGTTGTTTGGCAAGTATTCCGGTTCGGAAGTCAAGATTGATGGCGAAGAGTTCCTCATCATGCGGGAGGACGAAATTCTCGGCATTCTTGAGAGCGCGGGCAAAGGCAAAGCCGCAGCCAAGTGA
- a CDS encoding GspE/PulE family protein encodes MSLDTTPDLPSMLPSAEEADRELAAAQELARRYRLEFVDLTTANLDYELIHTHPVDLMTRYKFVPLRRENGRLFAAMADPTNLDALDELSAQLKVRIKPAVATRSAIENALRRSDSAQRVLEGATESFRIKLVKETEQGEQDLDLDRLADETAPVIKLVDTIVLTALERRVSDIHIEAHESEVHVKYRIDGALYPAMNPIDASYHQMLISRIKVMSELDIAERRTPQDGRFRVRVKGRTIDFRVSIIPSAFGENCVIRILDKEQINEAFRELTLNVVGFDPADLIRFRRFISEPYGMVLVTGPTGSGKTTTLYAALNEIANPEDKIITIEDPVEYQLRGIMQIPVNEKKGLTFARGLRAILRHDPDKVMVGEIRDTETAQIAINAALTGHLVFTTVHANNVIDVIGRFVNMGVEVYNFVSSLNCVLAQRLVRQLCPACKRQYQPTDRELEEAGLNPSKFRDQVFYENVGCPECNGTGYRGRTAIHEMLDLTDRIRELILDRRPGSEIRRAAREEGLGSLRESALKKVFAGISTLREINRVTFVE; translated from the coding sequence ATGTCTCTAGATACAACCCCTGATTTACCTTCGATGCTCCCGTCGGCGGAAGAAGCTGACCGGGAGCTGGCGGCTGCCCAGGAACTGGCGCGACGCTACCGGCTGGAGTTCGTGGATTTGACCACGGCCAACCTAGACTATGAGCTGATCCACACGCATCCAGTGGATTTGATGACCCGCTATAAATTCGTTCCCCTGCGGCGGGAAAACGGTCGGCTTTTTGCCGCCATGGCCGACCCGACCAACCTCGACGCGCTGGATGAGCTATCTGCGCAGTTGAAAGTGCGCATCAAGCCGGCGGTCGCCACGCGCTCGGCGATTGAAAATGCGCTGCGGCGCAGTGACTCAGCGCAAAGAGTGTTGGAAGGCGCGACCGAGTCGTTTCGTATCAAGCTGGTCAAGGAAACCGAGCAGGGCGAGCAGGACCTTGACCTTGACCGTCTGGCTGATGAAACCGCGCCGGTGATCAAGCTTGTGGACACCATCGTGCTGACGGCACTTGAGCGCCGGGTTTCTGACATCCACATCGAAGCCCATGAGTCGGAAGTCCACGTGAAGTACCGGATTGATGGCGCACTGTACCCGGCTATGAATCCAATTGATGCCAGCTATCACCAAATGCTGATTTCCCGGATCAAGGTCATGTCGGAGCTTGACATTGCCGAGCGCCGTACCCCACAGGACGGCCGGTTCCGCGTGCGCGTCAAGGGACGCACGATTGATTTTCGGGTCTCCATCATTCCGTCCGCCTTTGGTGAAAACTGCGTCATCCGTATTCTGGACAAGGAACAAATCAACGAAGCCTTTCGTGAACTCACGCTCAACGTCGTGGGGTTTGACCCGGCCGATCTGATCCGGTTTCGACGGTTCATCAGTGAACCCTACGGGATGGTGCTCGTCACCGGGCCAACCGGCTCCGGCAAAACAACGACGTTGTATGCCGCACTCAACGAAATCGCTAACCCAGAAGACAAAATCATCACGATTGAAGACCCAGTGGAGTATCAGTTGCGCGGTATCATGCAGATTCCGGTCAACGAGAAGAAGGGACTCACCTTTGCCCGCGGACTGCGCGCCATCTTGCGCCACGATCCCGATAAGGTCATGGTCGGCGAAATCCGCGATACGGAAACCGCTCAGATTGCCATCAACGCGGCGTTGACCGGGCATTTGGTGTTTACGACGGTTCACGCCAACAATGTCATTGACGTTATCGGCCGATTTGTCAATATGGGCGTTGAAGTGTACAACTTTGTCAGCTCGCTCAACTGTGTGCTGGCGCAACGCTTGGTGCGGCAGTTATGCCCGGCTTGCAAGCGCCAGTACCAACCGACTGACCGCGAACTCGAGGAAGCCGGTCTCAATCCAAGCAAGTTTCGTGACCAGGTCTTTTACGAAAACGTTGGCTGCCCGGAGTGTAACGGCACAGGGTATCGTGGGCGAACCGCCATTCATGAGATGCTTGATCTAACTGATCGAATTCGGGAACTCATTCTTGACCGCCGCCCCGGCTCCGAAATCCGCCGTGCGGCGCGCGAAGAAGGACTTGGGTCGCTGCGCGAGTCAGCTTTAAAGAAAGTTTTTGCTGGGATTTCAACGTTGCGTGAAATCAATCGTGTGACGTTTGTCGAGTAA
- a CDS encoding type II secretion system protein produces the protein MKLGRVSRKSRGFTLLELVIVMTIMVILLAVSIPIYRNLLLRARETVLRDDLFKMRDAINRYTYDKNRAPESLKDLERAKYLREIPIDPLTESRDTWVVRLEDEPVVPSAPRGIVDVFSGAEGIGTDGVPYNEW, from the coding sequence ATGAAGCTGGGCCGCGTTAGTCGAAAAAGCCGTGGGTTTACTTTGCTGGAACTGGTCATCGTGATGACCATCATGGTGATTCTGCTGGCGGTGAGTATTCCGATCTACCGCAACCTTTTGTTGCGGGCGCGTGAAACCGTGCTGCGCGATGATCTTTTCAAGATGCGGGACGCCATCAACCGCTACACCTACGATAAGAATCGCGCTCCAGAAAGCCTCAAGGACCTTGAGCGAGCCAAGTACCTACGCGAAATTCCGATTGACCCGCTGACGGAGAGCCGTGATACCTGGGTGGTACGTTTGGAAGATGAACCCGTTGTCCCGTCGGCGCCACGCGGGATTGTAGATGTTTTCAGCGGCGCCGAAGGGATTGGCACGGATGGCGTTCCCTACAATGAGTGGTAA
- a CDS encoding prepilin-type N-terminal cleavage/methylation domain-containing protein, with amino-acid sequence MCRRNTRVLERALPVCLERQTRQRRLAQAGSSLLEMIITLAILAVLTSAALPLARTAARSRQETELRRALREIRFAIDRYKEFNDQSGGQRVPAELRTTSGYPKRLEVLYEGFVPAGNVDGKKIFFLRRLPKDPMTGKADWQIRTSTDDPDSALSTGDDVFDVRSRSTAVALDGTRYDEW; translated from the coding sequence ATGTGCCGCCGCAACACCAGGGTACTTGAAAGAGCGCTGCCGGTTTGCTTGGAGAGGCAAACCAGGCAGCGTCGCCTCGCCCAAGCTGGGTCGTCATTGCTCGAAATGATCATCACGCTGGCGATCTTGGCCGTGTTGACGAGTGCGGCCCTGCCACTGGCGCGGACGGCGGCTCGCAGCCGCCAAGAGACAGAGCTTCGCCGGGCGCTGCGTGAAATTCGCTTTGCGATTGACCGCTACAAGGAATTCAACGACCAGAGTGGCGGGCAGCGCGTTCCGGCTGAACTGCGCACAACCAGCGGCTACCCTAAACGTTTGGAAGTGCTTTATGAAGGATTTGTTCCGGCCGGCAACGTGGACGGAAAGAAGATCTTCTTTCTGCGGCGGTTGCCAAAAGACCCAATGACTGGCAAAGCAGACTGGCAAATTCGTACCTCAACCGATGATCCAGATTCGGCGCTTTCGACGGGCGATGATGTTTTTGATGTTCGGTCGCGTTCAACCGCCGTCGCTTTGGATGGGACGCGCTACGACGAATGGTAA
- the groL gene encoding chaperonin GroEL (60 kDa chaperone family; promotes refolding of misfolded polypeptides especially under stressful conditions; forms two stacked rings of heptamers to form a barrel-shaped 14mer; ends can be capped by GroES; misfolded proteins enter the barrel where they are refolded when GroES binds) — protein MAKQVIHGEESRQAILRGVNQLADAVKVTLGPKGRNVVIEKKFGSPTITKDGVTVAKEIELKDALENAGAQMVREVASKTSDVAGDGTTTATVLAQAIFREGARLVAAGHNPMALKRGIDRAVEAAVARVKDMSKPVKGEAIAQVGTISANGDKQIGEIIAEAMKKVGKDGVITVEESKSLETTLEVVEGMQFDRGYLSPYFVTDAERMEASLENALILIHEKKISAMKDLLPLLEQVARQGKPLVIIAEDVDGEALATLVVNKLRGTLQVCAVKAPGFGDRRKAMLEDIAVLTGGQVISEDLGIKLENVKLEDLGRAKRVTIDKDNTTIVEGAGKAEKIKARVEQIRVQIENTTSDYDREKLQERLAKLVGGVAVIKVGAATETALKEKKARVEDAMHATRAAVEEGIVPGGGVALLRAQKGLENIEVGEDEERFGVQIVRRALEEPLRQIAINAGMEGAVVVNRVASEKSESFGFNAATGEFEDLVKAGVIDPAKVTRTALQNAASIAGLMLTTEALITELPEEKKAGGAPAGMPGMGDY, from the coding sequence ATGGCAAAGCAAGTCATTCACGGTGAAGAGTCACGGCAGGCAATCCTCCGTGGTGTCAATCAGCTCGCGGATGCCGTCAAGGTCACGCTCGGACCCAAGGGGCGCAATGTCGTTATCGAGAAAAAGTTTGGCAGCCCAACCATCACAAAGGATGGCGTGACGGTGGCAAAGGAAATCGAACTCAAGGACGCGCTTGAAAACGCTGGCGCCCAGATGGTGCGCGAAGTCGCGTCGAAGACTTCGGATGTGGCTGGCGATGGCACGACGACCGCGACCGTGCTCGCCCAGGCGATTTTCCGCGAAGGAGCACGGCTGGTGGCGGCGGGTCACAACCCAATGGCGCTCAAGCGGGGGATTGACCGGGCCGTGGAAGCAGCCGTGGCACGGGTCAAGGATATGTCCAAGCCGGTGAAGGGCGAGGCGATTGCCCAGGTCGGCACGATCTCAGCCAACGGCGACAAGCAAATCGGCGAAATCATTGCCGAAGCCATGAAGAAGGTTGGCAAGGATGGCGTCATTACGGTCGAAGAGTCAAAGTCGCTTGAAACGACGCTTGAAGTCGTCGAAGGGATGCAGTTTGACCGTGGCTACCTGTCGCCCTACTTTGTGACCGATGCCGAGCGCATGGAAGCCTCGTTGGAAAACGCGCTCATTCTCATCCATGAGAAGAAAATCAGCGCGATGAAAGATTTGCTTCCGCTACTCGAACAGGTTGCGCGGCAGGGCAAGCCACTTGTCATCATTGCTGAAGATGTGGATGGCGAAGCCTTGGCAACGCTCGTGGTCAACAAACTCCGTGGCACGCTACAGGTCTGCGCCGTCAAAGCGCCTGGCTTTGGGGATCGCCGCAAAGCGATGCTCGAAGACATCGCCGTGCTGACCGGTGGGCAGGTCATCAGCGAAGACCTTGGCATCAAGCTCGAAAACGTCAAGCTCGAGGACTTGGGCCGCGCCAAGCGTGTGACCATTGACAAGGACAACACGACCATTGTCGAAGGCGCTGGCAAGGCCGAAAAGATCAAAGCCCGTGTTGAGCAGATTCGCGTGCAGATCGAAAACACGACCTCCGACTATGACCGCGAGAAGCTTCAGGAGCGGCTGGCGAAGCTGGTCGGTGGCGTCGCCGTCATCAAGGTCGGCGCGGCTACGGAAACGGCCCTGAAGGAAAAGAAAGCTCGCGTTGAAGACGCCATGCACGCTACCCGCGCGGCCGTTGAAGAAGGGATCGTACCGGGTGGTGGGGTCGCCCTGCTGCGCGCCCAGAAGGGACTCGAAAATATTGAGGTTGGTGAAGATGAAGAGCGTTTCGGGGTGCAGATTGTTCGCCGGGCCCTTGAAGAGCCACTTCGCCAAATCGCGATCAACGCTGGTATGGAAGGCGCGGTTGTCGTCAACCGAGTGGCCAGCGAGAAGTCAGAAAGCTTTGGCTTCAATGCCGCAACGGGCGAGTTCGAAGACCTAGTCAAGGCAGGCGTCATCGATCCAGCCAAGGTAACGCGCACGGCGCTTCAAAATGCGGCCTCCATCGCTGGCTTGATGCTCACGACCGAAGCTCTCATCACCGAACTGCCGGAAGAAAAGAAGGCCGGTGGTGCGCCAGCGGGCATGCCAGGCATGGGTGACTATTGA
- a CDS encoding EVE domain-containing protein: MARYWLLKSEPSVFSIDDLRRAPRQTTSWEGVRNYQARNFLRDDMQVGDQALFYHSNVTPAGIAGIVEVVRAGYPDHTAFDPESRYYDVKSDPARPTWFMVDVRLVRVFPRLITLDELKRTPGLETMLVIRRGMRLSVQPVTESEWHVVLALAGGEPALA, encoded by the coding sequence ATGGCACGCTACTGGTTACTCAAGTCTGAGCCAAGCGTCTTTTCGATTGATGACCTACGTCGCGCACCGCGCCAAACCACAAGCTGGGAAGGTGTGCGCAACTACCAGGCGCGCAACTTTCTGCGCGACGACATGCAGGTTGGCGACCAGGCGTTGTTCTACCATAGCAACGTAACCCCGGCCGGCATTGCCGGTATCGTTGAGGTTGTGCGGGCGGGCTACCCGGACCATACGGCGTTCGACCCAGAGAGCCGCTACTACGATGTGAAAAGTGACCCGGCGCGTCCAACTTGGTTCATGGTGGATGTCCGCTTGGTGCGAGTGTTTCCGCGCCTGATTACGCTCGATGAACTCAAACGAACGCCCGGATTAGAAACCATGCTGGTGATTCGGCGTGGGATGCGGCTTTCCGTCCAGCCCGTGACTGAATCGGAATGGCACGTCGTACTGGCATTGGCTGGTGGTGAGCCTGCCCTCGCCTGA
- a CDS encoding M20/M25/M40 family metallo-hydrolase — protein MSVQLAKPTPEAVVQFLSQSPLLEQLREHFTASAEAITCEQIAITEIPAPPFHESVRSGFVAAQLREAGLTGVRQDAEGNVYGWLPGADTTHPPVVVAAHLDTVFPPGTEVKVRRQGPRLHAPGIADNACGVAGLLALARAFVRYEVQPSVPLCFVGTVGEEGPGNLRGVRAVVKDIAPMLCFIALDGPGIERITHRAIGSRRFRVTFGGPGGHSWANFGIVNPVHALGEFISLLRQIPLRRAMTCTVAAVGGGTGINAIPAEAHGDIDCRAPALTDLNYLETELRLAAVKAQQAELQRATQQSHLTTTVQRLGDRPAGETPRTSDLVRCAVAATRICGQRPVLDSGSTDANVPMALGIPAIVIGAGGEYGGCHTLEEWYDPVGRPQSLARAALLLLSLDRLAAEAVE, from the coding sequence GTGTCTGTCCAGCTTGCCAAGCCGACACCAGAGGCAGTCGTCCAGTTCTTATCCCAGTCACCGCTCCTGGAGCAGCTCCGGGAGCACTTCACGGCATCGGCTGAAGCTATTACCTGCGAGCAAATCGCCATCACTGAAATTCCGGCGCCACCCTTTCACGAGTCCGTGCGGTCTGGATTTGTGGCTGCCCAGTTACGCGAGGCAGGGCTAACTGGTGTGCGGCAGGATGCCGAAGGAAATGTTTATGGCTGGTTGCCGGGGGCGGATACCACGCATCCGCCAGTGGTCGTTGCGGCGCACTTGGATACGGTGTTCCCGCCGGGAACGGAGGTCAAGGTCCGCCGCCAAGGACCACGGCTCCACGCGCCAGGTATTGCCGATAACGCTTGTGGTGTTGCCGGACTACTGGCGCTGGCGCGCGCGTTTGTCCGGTATGAGGTGCAACCGTCCGTCCCGCTGTGCTTTGTGGGTACTGTCGGCGAGGAAGGACCCGGCAATCTCCGAGGCGTCCGTGCTGTGGTGAAGGACATCGCCCCAATGCTGTGTTTCATCGCCCTTGATGGGCCTGGAATAGAGCGAATCACGCACCGCGCAATCGGCTCGCGCCGCTTCCGGGTGACATTTGGCGGGCCAGGCGGACACTCTTGGGCAAACTTTGGCATCGTCAACCCGGTTCACGCCCTAGGTGAGTTTATCAGCTTGTTGCGACAAATCCCGTTGCGGCGCGCCATGACCTGTACGGTCGCTGCCGTTGGCGGTGGCACAGGGATTAATGCCATTCCAGCCGAAGCGCACGGGGACATTGACTGCCGCGCTCCGGCCCTGACTGACCTGAACTATCTGGAGACCGAGTTGCGACTGGCAGCCGTCAAGGCTCAGCAAGCCGAGCTACAACGTGCAACCCAGCAAAGCCATTTGACGACTACGGTTCAGCGATTGGGTGATCGTCCGGCCGGGGAAACCCCACGAACCTCCGACCTCGTACGTTGTGCGGTAGCGGCAACCCGCATTTGTGGGCAGCGCCCAGTTCTGGACAGCGGTTCAACGGATGCCAACGTGCCAATGGCGCTGGGCATTCCGGCGATTGTGATCGGCGCTGGTGGCGAGTATGGGGGCTGCCATACGCTGGAAGAATGGTACGATCCGGTCGGTCGCCCCCAAAGTTTGGCACGCGCGGCACTCCTGCTGCTGTCGCTTGATCGTTTGGCGGCTGAGGCCGTTGAATGA
- a CDS encoding type IV pilus biogenesis protein PilM: MNVFEWAWRRLVSPIPSRALCALVADGVVMLDRRSQQSIFRPWLENVFQPSFDAENVLLPEAFTAALQTAAETLGLAGERRWSVLLPASTARTHVITIEAPTPRQDVPQVMVWKAERLTGLAAGDIWMTTSELGRTEFEAGRVGRRFLMVAMHRRVALDLQSHLQRLNWQPGLVLPQLLCESLWLQRAPRQDHQMLISVEGDALAVMLLRKGLPLAVRTLPLAGEAPAEQLLRLLLFFREHAAEIGLSQGAADIHFEVLAINVPLDVEDIRQPVAETFGASPSVIEPRHLGFASPLEFSRLAGVAGLAAATA, translated from the coding sequence ATGAATGTATTTGAATGGGCTTGGCGACGGTTGGTGTCTCCGATACCATCGCGGGCGCTGTGCGCACTGGTGGCGGATGGCGTTGTCATGCTAGACCGACGCAGCCAGCAATCTATCTTTCGTCCGTGGCTCGAAAACGTCTTTCAGCCGTCGTTTGACGCAGAAAACGTCCTCCTCCCAGAAGCTTTTACTGCTGCGTTGCAGACCGCCGCCGAGACGCTAGGGCTAGCCGGAGAACGCCGCTGGTCGGTGCTTTTGCCCGCATCCACCGCGCGCACCCATGTCATCACGATTGAGGCTCCGACGCCACGCCAGGACGTGCCACAGGTAATGGTCTGGAAGGCCGAGCGCCTGACCGGCCTTGCCGCCGGTGATATTTGGATGACGACATCCGAGCTTGGTCGAACTGAGTTCGAGGCTGGGCGTGTCGGACGAAGGTTTTTGATGGTAGCCATGCACCGGCGGGTCGCTTTGGATTTGCAGTCCCACTTGCAGCGGTTGAACTGGCAGCCTGGACTGGTTCTTCCCCAGCTCCTGTGTGAATCGCTGTGGTTGCAGCGCGCGCCAAGGCAAGACCACCAGATGCTGATTAGCGTTGAGGGCGATGCCTTGGCGGTCATGCTGCTGCGCAAAGGCCTTCCGTTGGCGGTACGAACATTACCCCTGGCTGGTGAAGCACCGGCCGAGCAGTTGTTGCGCTTGCTGCTTTTCTTCCGGGAGCATGCCGCTGAAATTGGTCTCAGCCAGGGAGCAGCGGACATCCACTTTGAGGTTTTGGCGATCAATGTGCCCCTTGACGTGGAAGACATCCGCCAGCCTGTTGCCGAGACGTTTGGCGCCTCCCCAAGCGTGATCGAGCCGCGTCACCTTGGGTTTGCATCGCCACTTGAATTTTCTCGACTGGCCGGGGTTGCTGGATTGGCTGCGGCGACCGCCTGA